One Mya arenaria isolate MELC-2E11 chromosome 5, ASM2691426v1 genomic window carries:
- the LOC128233557 gene encoding uncharacterized protein LOC128233557 has translation MTSLELFRKSDHVPKLPKEWGTGKYKEDDDLFLPKAPTWQYSGQPNEQFYRLTQLKLSNVRSNDELVPDPHESAMGPIMVNKTFPSEHPYSSHMPRAALFPRFDSDMDPKRGVAARGEKPISHEMPAKAYDVQIVHKTKGFGDRREIQSLPKNSEKEGLEWVGEHGFNQKVKVHNGRQDFYPIPPKIVAPNLQSREGDMKVSVRTATAMRNVERDQWQTTYDRQHTGLGPANPNKLDNHGDKTNFYSATGITDDNIYPRSINTFDPPRPFDGRISKMLIPKPPQLKTAAAANAPENPNYIRMKTLSEREEHRLLNGKEYASFPDDIAEKEKERWRELEKVAHADPNLKHLSDSKGIPERVPYIPAGRPGGPQATYLESTKRDQDKNFQEMEAQNRWKVLEAHSPGHDVTALNNKMALSGKTERPTTFYGHEGKYNEERAGLYKTSYSPERLAYNMNALDVSGPEIMNTRTSHMDALNLPTKLNQDMRDAFRYSRTFNYTQPNLAGDRREPIEHSIQHNDLKEFQKSILQPNVQTARVKVQEGETILKDSTMGGSYNTRKFLQEQEIGKFSRYEPNIVMSAENQNLHNVRKASSTKQKNVKFSDNVMVAKSLDSGILRLSSAPTRGSPRMVTTTKELLASDPGPKPPTDPIATTQYSSVQALYHPENDKEPEEKEENEQDGMPYDPNNLPRIKFTNIETQLSNETKNGETPFIAYSSTLQKKPCSSEPSSEYRNEFSSKGTNFIPSNLQHSLSFESAYKAQFPVHRIGYKDDRFSWQPGHGTPRPQTSLLDIQNSFEKTAVRRNFLGHFSESNPDLRQNITRGKKHNFWGINGQLIHG, from the exons ATGACGTCCCTGGAACTTTTCCGCAAATCGGACCATGTGCCTAAACTGCCGAAGGAGTGGGGCACAGGGAAATATAAGGAAGATGATGATTTGTTTCTTCCCAAGGCTCCGACATGGCAATATAG TGGGCAGCCGAATGAGCAGTTCTACAGACTCACCCAGCTGAAGCTCAGCAATGTACGCAGCAACGATGAACT AGTACCTGATCCCCACGAGAGCGCAATGGG CCCTATCATGGTCAACAAGACCTTCCCGTCGGAGCACCCGTACTCCTCCCATATGCCCCGTGCTGCCCTCTTCCCGCGCTTTGACAGCGACATGGATCCAAAAAGGGGCGTGGCCGCGAGAGGAGAGAAACCAATCAGCCATGAAATGCCGGCGAAAGCGTATGATGTACAGATCGTTCACAAAACAAAAG GTTTTGGTGATCGACGGGAAATCCAGTCATTGCCGAAAAATTCCGAAAAGGAAGGTCTGGAATGGGTTGGGGAGCATGGCTTTAACCAG AAAGTAAAGGTGCACAACGGGAGGCAAGATTTCTACCCAATCCCACCCAAAATTGTGGCGCCAAATCTACAGTCACGTGAGGGTGACATGAAAGTCAGCGTCCGCACCGCGACAGCCATGCGTAATGTCGAGCGGGACCAATGGCAGACGACCTACGACAGACAACACACTGGCCTCGGTCCGGCCAATCCAAACAAGCTGGACAATCATGGCGACAAGACCAATTTCTACAGCGCAACTGGCATCACAGACGATAACATA TATCCTCGATCGATCAACACATTTGATCCACCGCGGCCCTTTGATGGTAGAATATCCAAAATGTTAATACCCAAACCACCACAGTTGAAGACAGCTGCAGCGGCGAACGCGCCTGAAAACCCTAATTATATCAG AATGAAGACTCTCAGTGAACGAGAAGAGCATAGACTACTCAATGGTAAAGAGTACGCCAGTTTCCCGGACGATATCGCTGAGAAGGAAAAGGAGAGGTGGCGGGAATTGGAGAAAGTTGCGCACGCAGACCCGAATTTGAAACACCTTTCAGACAGCAAAGGCATTCCTGAGAGAGTCCCATACATACCAGCAG GTCGCCCAGGTGGTCCACAGGCAACTTATTTGGAATCTACAAAGCGAGACCAAGACAAGAACTTCCAAGAAATGGAGGCACAGAACAGATGGAAAGTTCTCGAAGCCCACTCACCCGGGCATGACGTCACTGCCCTTAACAACAAGATGGCTCTCTCTGGCAAGACAGAGCGGCCAACGACATTTTACGGTCATGAGGGTAAATACAACGAAGAAAGGGCTGGTCTTTATAAAACCAGTTACTCACCCGAAAGACTTGCTTACAACATGAATGCGTTGGATGTAAGTGGGCCAGAAATTATGAATACGAGGACTTCTCATATGGATGCTCTGAATCTACCAACGAAACTTAATCAAGATATGAGGGATGCATTTCGATACAGTAGAACATTTAATTACACTCAGCCAAATTTGGCTGGTGACCGGCGTGAACCAATCGAACACTCGATCCAGCATAATGACTTAAAAGAGTTTCAGAAGTCTATTCTTCAACCAAATGTGCAAACTGCTAGAGTTAAAGTTCAAGAGGGTGAAACAATCTTAAAAGACAGTACAATGGGAGGTAGTTACAACACAAGAAAGTTTCTACAAGAACAGGAGATTGGGAAATTTTCAAGGTACGAACCGAACATAGTCATGTCAGCTGAAAATCAAAATCTTCACAATGTACGAAAAGCAAGTTCTACAAAACAAAAGAACGTCAAGTTTTCGGATAATGTTATGGTTGCAAAGAGCCTAGATAGCGGTATATTGCGTCTAAGCAGTGCTCCTACCAGAGGGTCTCCAAGAATGGTTACCACAACCAAAGAGCTTCTTGCCTCTGATCCTGGTCCAAAACCACCCACCGATCCGATAGCAACGACCCAGTATTCCAGCGTACAAGCCCTCTATCACCCCGAAAACGACAAGGAGcctgaagaaaaagaagaaaatgaacaaGACGGCATGCCATACGATCCAAACAATTTGCCGAGGATAAAATTCACCAATATTGAAACTCAATTATCAAATGAAACGAAAAATGGAGAAACACCATTCATCGCCTACAGTAGTACTCTTCAAAAGAAGCCATGTTCAAGCGAACCGAGCTCAGAGTACAGAAACGAATTTAGTAGTAAGGGAACAAACTTCATTCCCTCCAATCTTCAACACTCTTTGTCTTTCGAGTCGGCCTACAAAGCGCAATTCCCTGTACACCGTATAGGCTATAAAGATGATAGATTCAGTTGGCAGCCTGGCCACGGGACGCCAAGACCACAGACAAGTTTGCTGGatattcaaaacagttttgaaaagaCTGCAGTGCGAAGGAATTTCCTCGGACACTTCAGCGAATCCAATCCAGACCTCCGACAAAACATAACGAGGGGAAAGAAACACAACTTCTGGGGCATAAATGGACAGTTAATTCATGGATAA
- the LOC128233854 gene encoding heat shock 70 kDa protein 12B-like, with protein sequence MASFGESSLVVVAFDFGTTFSGYAFSFRNDPLKVQTNGNWIAGSEKLMSLKTPTCLLLDQHDNFHSFGFEAENKYTSLAEDGQHHGWRLFRRFKMMLHSNKKLSRGATVEDINQKSMPALPVFAMSIRYLRDHFLKAVEKQTAGVEETDIQYVLTVPAIWDDSAKQFMREAAIEAGIDPRRLKLAYEPEAASIWCQIVTSDAKASLDRPGVRYMVVDLGGGTADISVHEKQANGTLKEIHKASGGPWGGIYVDDNYITMLSEVFGTRAIEELKREEMADYFDILREFETKKRTFSTKTKDKITFRISATLRELSDRFEGGTLKDRIGNLRYGSNLELRGSDKLRVDPLIISGWFDGPLNYLLRHVKELLREPKMSDVSAVLLVGGFGESMYVQERLKSEIINKQIIVPAEAGLVVLKGAVRFGHEPDIVSARIMQYTYGFRGRTPFNEDIHPESNLVIRDDKRKCKDAFIIVARAGDEIDFGDQKTVGRDPGGNMEFTTFPIFRCPSPNPILTTDRGCRQIGLLKVYHPEGDTKFDKKMNVTFMFGDTELLVKVTIRKTGKTFKLAIDCLE encoded by the exons ATGGCCAGTTTTGGTGAATCATCCCTTGTTGTTGTTGCATTCGATTTTGGCACCACCTTCAGTGGCTATGCATTCTCCTTCCGGAATGATCCACTTAAGGTCCAGACCAATGGAAACTGGATTGCTGGATCTGAAAAGTTGATGTCTTTGAAAACGCCGACATGCCTTCTCCTTGACCAACATGACAACTTTCATTCATTTGGTTTTGAGGCTGAAAATAAGTATACGTCACTAGCAGAAGATGGCCAACATCATGGCTGGAGGCTGTTCAGAAGGTTTAAAATGATGCTACATAGCAACAAG AAACTTTCAAGAGGAGCGACTGTTGAAGATATCAACCAGAAGTCGATGCCAGCGCTTCCCGTATTTGCTATGTCTATTCGGTACTTAAGGGACCATTTTCTTAAAGCCGTGGAAAAGCAGACAGCCGGTGTGGAAGAAACGGATATTCAATATGTCCTCACGGTTCCCGCGATTTGGGATGACAGCGCCAAGCAGTTTATGAGAGAAGCTGCTATTGAG GCTGGCATCGATCCAAGGCGACTGAAACTTGCATATGAGCCCGAGGCAGCCTCTATCTGGTGTCAGATTGTGACGTCAGATGCGAAAGCGTCTCTTGATAGACCCGGTGTTCGATATATGGTCGTAGACCTAGGag GAGGAACAGCGGATATTTCTGTTCATGAAAAACAAGCAAATGGAACGCTCAAGGAAATTCACAAAGCAAGCGGAGGTCCATGGGGTGGAATTTACGTCGACGACAATTACATCACCATGCTATCTGAAGTATTTGGTACAAGAGCTATCGAAGAGCTGAAAAGAGAGGAAATGGCTGACTATTTCGACATTTTAAGAGAATTTGAGACAAAGAAGAGAACATTTTCTACGAAAACTAAAGACAAGATCACTTTTCGGATATCAGCTACTTTGAGAGAACTTTCCGATAGGTTCGAAGGTGGAACGCTCAAGGATCGAATTGGAAATCTTCGTTACGGGAGCAACCTTGAGCTTCGTGGATCTGACAAGCTTAGAGTTGATCCTCTGATCATCAGCGGCTGGTTCGATGGTCCTCTAAATTATCTGCTAAGACATGTGAAAGAACTTTTAAGAGAGCCGAAAATGTCTGACGTTTCCGCAGTTTTGCTCGTGGGTGGATTCGGGGAGAGTATGTATGTACAAGAAAGATTGAAGTCAGAAATCATAAACAAGCAGATAATTGTTCCTGCAGAAGCTGGTCTGGTAGTGTTGAAAGGTGCAGTTCGGTTCGGGCACGAACCGGATATAGTATCCGCGCGAATCATGCAGTATACCTATGGTTTTCGTGGCCGTACGCCTTTTAACGAGGATATACACCCAGAGTCCAACCTTGTCATTCGGGACGACAAAAGGAAATGCAAAGATGCGTTTATAATCGTTGCTCGAGCAGGAGATGAAATTGATTTCGGCGATCAAAAGACGGTCGGAAGGGATCCTGGAGGTAATATGGAGTTCACAACATTCCCGATTTTTCGATGTCCGTCTCCAAATCCAATCCTTACAACGGATAGAGGCTGTAGGCAAATCGGACTTTTGAAAGTATACCATCCTGAAGGAGATACTAAATTTGACAAAAAGATGAACGTCAC